In Lolium perenne isolate Kyuss_39 chromosome 5, Kyuss_2.0, whole genome shotgun sequence, the sequence GATAACACATTGTCCTGTCAAATCGAACTTCTGTCAAAATTATCCCTACTATGAGTCTGACAGCACTGAACTTAAATTGGCAAAAAATGTTTTTTCTTGCAGATCAAAATTGTGCGTATGCGCTTCATGGTTTTGCTGCTCCTGCCAATGCTTACCCAAGTGCAAAAGGCCAAGGTGCTTCGACTGTTCATGCTGCGAACCAAATTGCTCGTGCTGTAGTCCGAACTGCAGCTGCTTCAGCATCCCCGCGTGCTGCAAACCAGGCTGCGGCTGCCTCAAGACGTCCTCATGCTGCAAGTCCCAGTGCGGCTGCAGCAGCCCAAGTTGCTGCACCTGCAGCCTCCCAAGCTGCAGCAGCTGTAACCCTTGCGGCGAATGCAAGCCGGGATGCAGCTCATGTTCTGGCAGCTGCTGCGATTGCAAGCCAAGCTGCAGCTGCGCGGATTGCTCTTGCCCCCAATGCGCGGGCTGCTCCAGCTGCTTCAAGCTCCCCAACTGTGCCTGCACGCAATGCTTCAAGTGCCAGTCGTCGTGCTGCAAGGGGCAGCCGTCCTGCTTCAAGTGCCAGTCGTCGTGCTGCGACAAAGGCGGCTGCTGCAGCGGCGGATCGTGCCTCAGCTGCCCGAAGCCGTCGTGCCCCGAGTGCTCCTGCGGGTGCGTCTGGTCGTGCAAAAACTGTACAGAGGGATGCCGGTGCGCCCGGTGCGGCAGCCCGTGCTGTGCTGGCGGGTGCTTGTGTTAGCAGCAGTAGACCTCTTTTCTCTTTTGGTAGTAGATGTTGTTCTTGCGCTTGCTGTTAGATGATTGTCCATGGGCTTATGGGTTCGTTCAGACTTTGGTAGTATATGGTGTTTCACATGTAAAGAAATAGCTGTCCTTTTCAAGAATCCTGATGATGCAATGAAGTGCGTATAGCCAGGTTATGCGACGCATTCGGGATGTGCACATCGTCAACCTTGTTGCATGAACTTTTTCTTTATTGGCAATAATATGCAGGAAACAGGAATGAGGTTATTATATGGATTGACTTTTGAGGTTCAGCACTTAAGAATTCCCTAAAAATGGGATGGTTAGCTGTTGTTGATTCTGCGCAGTTCCATCTGAAATCATGGAAACTTCCCCAGATTTTCCACTGTTTGTTTACACGGGAACACGCGGCGACTCAAGCACAAAGCAGCCGGCCGGCCTTCCCTTCGTTCTCGGGAGGAAACTAGCCGCGACTCATTCACTCTGTCAGTTTCATTCACTGAGCAGTAGGCCCCGTGTGCAGCCCGGGAGACCGCGACAGTGCGGCGTCGCCGACGCGGAACGGGAAACGCTCTGCTTGCTTCACATGTAAGTACACCGAGTCCGCCAACCACCGGCACCAATCTAGTTCCAGACTTCCAGTGCTACCGCTACAACTATCAaacccgccgccggccgccggcgcCCGCGACGATGAGTGACCAGGAGGCGCCCTGTCACCTCCACTCCCCCGCCGGCACCGACCCCCCGACGCCGCACCCGCGTCCGCCTCTACCAGCCGCGAGGTCGCGCCCCCTCCGCCTCGCATTCCTCTGCATCTCCGTGTCCATGGCGGCGGCGTGGTTCGTGGAGCCCTtcgcggcggccgccgccgcggcGGAGCTGCCCGCGCCGGCTGTCGCCGCCACGGTCCTGCTCCTCGCCGCCTGCTTCCACGGCACGGTCCACCTCGTCCACTCCTTCGCCGCACCCCGTCGCCCACCCGCGTTCGCCGCCCCGCCGCGACGGTCGCCGTCACCATCGCGGTCGGGGTCGCGTCCTGCCTTCACGGTGCCTGGGGAGCTCCCCAGGAGCACATACCGGCTTATAGCTGAATGGCATTCCGGCTTCGGGTATGTCGTTTCTGTGGTGTAGGTGCTGCGTCCATTATACTGATGTACATTTTGCAAAGGAAATATACCCACAAATTGTAGGTAGAAGGTTGAATCCCCAAATGTGATTGGGTCCTGACATGTTGATTTGTTTGCTCCCCAGTGGTTTGTAACCAAGGGGAAACGTATGTTGGACCCTCCAAACATGTTCAATTGTATGTCCTCCCAAATTTGGCTGTTGTTGATTGATAACACCATTGTAATGTCTGTTTCAATTTGGCACAAGAGTCGAAATGAATTCCCCCTTTTGTGAGTCAGGATTACTTTTACACGCCTTACATGAAAGAATTTGGTGCTAGCAGAATAAGAGAAGAGTACCATTTCAAAGTAACATAGAAGAATTGCATGCGAAGCTGATTCCCTTTTATTTGATACTGTATTAATTTTGTTCAGACATTGCATACTGCATAACTTTGTGGCCGAATTCAGTTATACTATAATTAGCAAAGATAGGCCTTAAAAGGGGTTAAGATAAGTCATCATTATCAGTCCAGGTTGGTACCCGAGGATACAGGGAAACTACTTAAGTAGCTAATGATTTTAGATCATCTCCTTACGTGTCCCTAAGATATTGAAATAGGAATTTGTTCTTCAATGTGAAATTATTCAGCACTTCATGTTCTACTAGAAAACAACTTACCTAACTTCCAATATTTTAGATATGTATATAGTAGTAGTACAATGTAAGTGGTGCAGGCGGTAATGTGAATTAATTGATGGCTGGCATCCTAATGAAACTGATAAAGCTTGATAAGCAAGGGGAATATTATCGAAATATATCAGCTCAAAAACAGAAACAGATTTCCTTATCTTgggtagttaattaatttatgtgtACATTTACTTGATAGTATCAAGGTCTGTGCTCTATTTAGGATTATAATGTGAATCCTTGAAATCCATGCATACTTTAACTTTCTTGGTGAATTTTCTGTCATGAGTCTGTCAAATTGCGATGAACTTATGATTTGGAGCAGTAGAGTACATATGTTGAGAATAAAATAATACCGCCAGTTTTCAGTGAGATTTCAATGTTCCTGGGGTAGTTACACTGGAAAAGAAATGGGGCCTTCATTGCAATTAGAAGCCCACAGAAATTTTTTAATGTGGAAATTATTCAAGAGAGATATAAGCATATACAAAAGAGAGCTTTGAGAATACTTAGGTGCATTCCAAACTGCTACAAGCAGAACTTCTTTGTACTGAATGGAATATTTTTTATGCCAATACTTTCGAGTTCAAAAAGAGAAGGTGTTCTTTTATATTGCTTTTGCCATAGTGCATTTACTTTAATGTTTGAAGCTGGGAAAGAAAGTTCTGTTTGAAATGGGACAGGTAAGTAGGAGAAATTGAGAATTCAGGTGCCCACTAGTTAGGGCATTAGGACCCATTGTATTAAGATGACCTTCTGCTACACCCAGATTTGGTCACCAGTTGTCTGTACTGTCAATCTGTCATACAGTGGCAAGTTACTGAAAGGTATATTTATGTGTGCTTGGAGTAATTCTGCTTGTGATATCAGTTGGTGATAGGGCTAATACatttttttcttgaacagctaatCCATGATCTTGGAATATCGTTGTGCTTACTTTGGTATGAATTCTCACATGCTTGAGTGAAATGGAAACTCAATTTCTAAGGGCTCAGCTGTAGGACTTATCTTTTAAAAACAGATGGTGCAAGAAGCTGTACAGATAAATGTTTCGATTTTCATAAATTTTGTAGGAACTGTGTATCCATATGAAGTATGCATGTGATAATATAACCTTTTGTTTTCCTATTGACACCACATGATTATATTGTTGCTCCTTATACAGTGTAGCCAAATATGAGCTCTTAGCTTTAAGAATGGGGATGCTGTTTCAGAATCCTAATGCTGCATAGATGACTTAAGCATTCAAGATACCAACCTTATTATGTTCCTCACTAAAGTTTTAAGCTATATATAAGTCCCTAAAATGTTTTCCAGTGCACTAAACTGTACCATTGCTCTGTGTCTATGTTGCAGAAATATATGACGACTAATAGAGCAACATTTATTGTTCGTTTTGGTATGGGAAGTGCCTGATGCATTTAATTTACTGGGAAAATTAGAAGTTCTTAACATGTACATTGTAAGAAAGTATGTATTCTGTATGAACTGTGATGCTGATCTCATCTGTCAAACATGTCAGTTTGAACAAAATAAACATGTACAAATATTTTGATCTTCAGTGTTCATCACATTTACAGTGTTACTATAAGCCGATTTGTGCAAGCTCCATTTAGATACATTTCATTATTATTAACAATATTTGATAGGAGTAGATTCTGCTGGTATATACCAGATGCATCTGTGAACACTGTATATAGATTAATGCCCTGGTTAGAGCAGACACATGATAATTCAATAAATGGTACTGTTATATGAGCGCTATATATGTGATGAGATATCAAACATTTAAGACTCCTTGTGTTGGTCTTAGTTTCTAGATGCTCTGGTGTTGGTTCTCCCAAGatacttttctatttttttaatctACAGGCTTCTCAATCATAGTTTTTGCACATATGATTCATTAAGATCGATATACCAGCAGAATTTGCTCCTATCAAATACTGTTAATTTCTGTAAATGTTGTGCACAGATGCATACAATCCTTCGATTCTGGTGGTTAcgttcttatcgggttatctgatGTCTCAGCTGGACAGGTAAGACCTAATTTACGCAAATATACATTTCCCGGTTATCTCCTGTCCAGTAGCTAGTTTCTCAAGCTTTCTTCTGTGAACAGGTTCACACTTGAAGCTTAACATTGCAAAGCTGATGTTGACTTGACCTTAACCCTTTCGGGTCAACTACAATTTTCAGGTGACTTGTACCTGCCTGTCCCCCGGCTTTCGTATTTACTGATATAGCATGCGTTCAGTCCATCTTTCCAGTATTACCCAGCACCATCAACATCAACTTGTGACAGTGTCGGTTTCATGTCGCATTTCTCCTTTTTGTAAAGAACTACAAAATATTTACATGTCAACGTTTATGTTCCCACTTCATTGTGAAAATTTGACAATATTGGACCATCATTTTAAAAGTACAAAGTGAAAGAAGAAATGGATATCCTTTTTTAACTAGATCATTCATTTGTACACAACAGCTATGAACAACAATCCTAGCCAAAATCAATACTGGACTTTTGTCACACTATTTTGCATCCCTATATTATCTAACACCCATTGTCACTATCAAGAAGAAAGAAAGACACCCTCTAATCTGAAACAAACCGATGTGACATTGAATCACATCTTTATAGTATGGACATACACACCATTTTGTCCTACTCACTTTCCCTACCCTAGTCCTATGCCCCCCTCTCCCGGCGGTAGCTCAACGACCTTTGTTGCCGCCGCTGGGCACCGGTGTACCCTGTAATTAGCCCGTCGCGGCCATGGAGCACAATGCCGGTATGTATCGCGGAGTCAGGATACTTCTGCCGGTGCCTGTCTTCATGGTTCTGGCGATGGTGTTGGTGCTTCTTGACCTCCACCTTCATGTCCACCACCTTGTCCTCCTCCACAATAACTGTGAATACAAAAGGGCCCACAGGAAAGAAGTCATCCATGCTAATCACGGGCTCGAGTGCTTTGACCACCTCCCGCATAGTGGGCCTTGATTTTGGGTTCTGGCTGAGACACTTGTAGGCCACCAATGCTGCCACCTCGGCACCTTTGCAGGAGTATTGGCACTCCAAAGCTGGGTCCATGACCTTGTACAACCTGTCGGAGCGCTTCAGGTACGGCCTAGCCCAGTCCACCAGGTTCTGCTCCCTCGGCCGCCGTGCGCGGTCCACTGATCGCAGACCAGAGAGGAGCTCTAGGAGGACTACGCCAAAGCTATATACATCGCTCTTGGCTGTCAAGTGGCCTGTCATGATGTACTCTGGTGCTGCATAACCGTGCGTCCCCATGACACGTGTTGTCACGTGTGTCTCGTCGCCCTCAGGCCCATCCTTGGCAAGCCCAAAGTCGGACAACTTGGTGTTGTAATCCTGAAATATCATACATTGAAATTTCGTTAAGGGAAATGTCCCGAAGTGCGATATAAGATAAAGATTTCTCAAACTGGATATAAGGCAAAGTTATTTGTGCAAATGTACTACCGTTCACGTATTAATATTATAAGGGTATTTCTGTGGGATTGACCATGCATAATGGCTAAATGTATATCGATTAGTTGGATGGTGAGGCTAGGACATATAGGATATCTCAAGTTTGGCATGTATCCAAGAATCTTCAGAGTTCCAGTCAGGTCACAGTTGCCCATAGCACACTGGGCCAACTTGTTTCAGAAACATGACATCTTGAATGATTCTACTGGTCAAAAGCTAAAGGTTTGAAATTAAGATTCAGGCTCAATTTAGTTTTTGTCAAGTAGTCCCAGTAGAAGAGGTGTGAAGTATTGTTCAAAGCCATTTGTTAGTAATCACTTGTACTGTTCCCAAATGAGATAGACATTTCAAAACAGTTTTTTTCCTTGGCAGAAAGGCTGAAGTTACTGGTGGCGTACCGAGTCGAGCAAGATGTTGGAGGCCTTGAAGTCGCGGTATATCACCGGGGGGTCGGCGTCATGGAGAAAGGCAAGGCCCTTGGCTGCACCGACAGCGATCTTCATCCTCGTCATCCACGGGAGAGAGCCATTAATACCTAAAGTAAAGAGGATGTTTCAGGTCAGTTTCCTCCTCCACGTTGACCAAGAGTTGTGGCTAGGAAGAACCAAGAAGTTGGTATGATAGAT encodes:
- the LOC139829684 gene encoding serine/threonine-protein kinase RIPK-like, giving the protein MAVRSWNPFSCCVRGGAVADEYDDDSASARRIGRRGKGSPRSSSRMSFRSLSSSGTLSPEDLSLTMSGSNLHAFTYAELRVATGNFSRANYLGSGGFGPVYKGVVDDKLRPGLAAQAVAVKYLDLECGTQGHKEWLAEVFFLGQLRHKNLVKLIGYCYEDKHRMLVYEFMSAGSLENHLFKSINGSLPWMTRMKIAVGAAKGLAFLHDADPPVIYRDFKASNILLDSDYNTKLSDFGLAKDGPEGDETHVTTRVMGTHGYAAPEYIMTGHLTAKSDVYSFGVVLLELLSGLRSVDRARRPREQNLVDWARPYLKRSDRLYKVMDPALECQYSCKGAEVAALVAYKCLSQNPKSRPTMREVVKALEPVISMDDFFPVGPFVFTVIVEEDKVVDMKVEVKKHQHHRQNHEDRHRQKYPDSAIHTGIVLHGRDGLITGYTGAQRRQQRSLSYRRERGA
- the LOC127301404 gene encoding uncharacterized protein, whose translation is MGEEAAVVVVEAPRPRSPPRYPDMCGRRRMQLEVQILDREITFLKDELHLLEGAQPVSRSGCLKEVNEFVGNKQDPLIPIKKRKHRSCRLYWWIRSKLCVCASWFCCSCQCLPKCKRPRCFDCSCCEPNCSCCSPNCSCFSIPACCKPGCGCLKTSSCCKSQCGCSSPSCCTCSLPSCSSCNPCGECKPGCSSCSGSCCDCKPSCSCADCSCPQCAGCSSCFKLPNCACTQCFKCQSSCCKGQPSCFKCQSSCCDKGGCCSGGSCLSCPKPSCPECSCGCVWSCKNCTEGCRCARCGSPCCAGGCLC